One region of Pogona vitticeps strain Pit_001003342236 chromosome 1, PviZW2.1, whole genome shotgun sequence genomic DNA includes:
- the RPL37A gene encoding large ribosomal subunit protein eL43 — protein MAKRTKKVGIVGKYGTRYGASLRKMVKKIEISQHAKYTCSFCGKTKMKRKAVGIWHCGSCMKTVAGGAWTYNTTSAVTVKSAIRRLKELKDQ, from the exons GCCAAGCGCACCAAGAAGGTTGGGATTGTGGGTAAATATGGTACCCGATATGGAGCTTCCCTGAGGAAGATGGTAAAGAAAATTGAAATTAGCCAGCATGCCAAGTACACCTGCTCTTTCTGTGGCAAG ACCAAAATGAAGAGGAAAGCAGTTGGTATTTGGCATTGTGGTTCATGTATGAAAACAGTGGCTGGTGGTGCCTGGACATACAA taCCACTTCAGCAGTGACAGTGAAATCTGCCATTAGAAGACTGAAGGAATTAAAGGACCAGTAG